One part of the Oncorhynchus kisutch isolate 150728-3 linkage group LG22, Okis_V2, whole genome shotgun sequence genome encodes these proteins:
- the LOC109866790 gene encoding uncharacterized protein LOC109866790, with product MDMDTSKLHWGHQEYNLGEFAEKFKDSFPKIINVTVGFLGQQELDSISSSTHIMVHSLLCQQRAVVESKHGKVLSLPVTISTVGFYIIRNDRREGPPISLQAILESNPLPVIIQPITPLVLPWLSGGHRLDTLTITRTYEEQLLIGFPFSSKGILSRHTPLVLPMYMKEVRIAQAEGLEGLDQGQFEDACATLGGQIDELGLRNLFIFQDITILNKQELIEKGHEYMEVKPIYMCLKSQGDEINLYQHLDFETTEPPTLQRKAARPPPLPPKPQHLQIARHKLPPLSPSLENNSQFYSGGSWHPLFCSLAEVPSNLRDLSVAQVCSCLRLLNLDQYCQAFEREQIDGDLLYTVEPSMMRETLGMESLHVGKLLRFREGWRPLLGSSGAEQVG from the exons ATGGACATGGACACTAGCAAACTACACTGGGGGCATCAAGAATACAATCTTGGAGAGTTTGCTGAAAAATTCAAGGACTCCTTTCCTAAGATCATCAATGTGACGGTGGGCTTTCTTGGACAACAGGAACTGGACAGTATCAGCTCAAGCACA CACATCATGGTCCACTCCCTGCTCTGCCAGCAGAGAGCAGTGGTTGAGAGCAAACATGGGAAAGTCCTGTCCCTACCTGTCACCATCTCCACTGTAGGCTTCTACATAATCAGAAATGATAGACGAGAAG GACCACCAATCAGTCTTCAGGCTATTTTGGAGTCCAACCCACTGCCAGTGATCATCCAACCAATAACGCCACTCGTCCTGCCGTGGCTGTCAGGGGGTCATAGGCTGGACACACTGACAATCACACGCACCTATGAGGAGCAGCTCTTAATTGGGTTTCCTTTCAGCAGCAAAG GAATCCTCTCCAGACACACTCCCCTGGTGCTGCCCATGTATATGAAGGAGGTGCGTATTGCACAGGCAGAGGGGTTGGAGGGACTCGATCAGGGCCAGTTCGAGGATGCCTGTGCTACATTGGGGGGGCAGATCGATGAACTGGGCCTCAGGAACCTTTTTATCTTTCAAG ATATCACCATTTTGAATAAGCAAGAGTTGATTGAAAAGGGTCACGAATACATGGAGGTGAAGCCAATCTACATGTGCCTGAAGAGCCAGGGTGATGAAATCAACCTCTACCAGCACCTTGACTTTGAGACAACCGAGCCTCCTACTTTACAGAGAAAAGCAGCAAgacccccacctctaccccctAAACCACAACATTTACAAATAGCTAGACACAAACTTCCACCCCTTTCTCCATCATTGGAGAACAATTCCCAGTTCTACTCTGGCGGCTCATGGCATCCACTCTTCTGCTCCTTAGCAGAGGTGCCCTCTAATCTACGGGACCTGAGTGTGGCACAGGTGTGCTCCTGCCTGCGACTGCTCAACTTGGACCAGTACTGCCAGGCCTTCGAGAGGGAGCAGATTGACGGGGATCTGTTGTACACAGTTGAGCCCAGCATGATGAGGGAGACCCTGGGTATGGAGAGCCTGCACGTGGGCAAGCTTCTCCGCTTCCGAGAGGGCTGGAGGCCCTTACTTGGGTCTTCTGGAGCTGAGCAGGTTGGGTAG